The Clostridium sp. DL-VIII DNA window TTTTGTAAATTATATAGAAACTCAACGTGAAATTTTTATTAGTTTGATGAGGTTTTATTTCAAAAATGAAAAAATTAATTATAAATTTAAATAATGAATTTTATACAATACTATTAAAAATTGATCTAATAGGTACTATCAATATCTATCTAAAACTGGTGTGGGAAAATAGAAAAAACACCAACAATTTAGAAGTCTAAATGCTGATGTTTACTAAAATGGTGACCCATACGGGAATCGAACCCATGATTTCACCGTGAGAGGGTGGCGTCTTAACCGCTTGACCAATGGGCCATACAACATGTATTATTGTACTATCCTTTACCCAATATGTCAACAATTTTTATGAATAAAATTTTTCTCTTTGCAATAATACATATTTTTAGAGGGGTCCAGTACGCTTAAAAGCCATTAAATATGTCATTATTAGCTGGTAAACCACGCTTTGTTTAGAAGTTTTATACCTTCAATAATATCATTTTCGAGCATTCCACCAAATCCAAGAAGAACCATATTATTAGAATAATTCTCTTTTTTTATCCAGAAAAAAGAAACAGGATATACCTTAACACCATGATCTTTAGCTTTATTAATTAACTCTTCTTCAGTCAATCCATTATTCACTTGTAATAATATATGTAAACCAGCATTTTTAACATAAATAGAAACATTATGGCCCATTAAGTTTTGAATTGTTTGAATTAGAATATCATGTTTTCTTTTATTTATAAGATATATTTTATGTAAATGTCTCTCAAAGTGACCCAGATGCATAAATTGCTGCATTATTTTTTGATGAATCAATGGCACTGGAGTTTGATACATTTTAAAATGACGATAATATCTTTCTAACCATTGCTTAGGCAAAACCATATAATTCATGCGTAAACTAGGAGAGAAGCATTTTGAAAAAGTACCTATATATATAACGGAGTCATTTGAGTCAATACTTTGCATTGAAGGTATAGGTTTGGAATTATATCTGAACTCGCTATCATAATCATCTTCAATAATAATCCCATTTTTTCGCTTTGCCCAATCTAGCAGTTTTAATCTTTTAGCAATTGGTATTACTACCCCTGTAGGAAACTGATGAGATGGTGTTGTGTAGACTATCCTTGCTTTCGTAGTCTCTAATTCATTAACATTAATCCCGTCATCCTCTAAACTAATAGGAATAGCTTTGTAACCATTATTAATAAAAATGTCTTTTGCACCACTATAGCCAGGGTCTTCTACAGCTATCTCATCAAAAGATCCTCTGAAAAGCTGGGATAATAGACTAAGGCAATATTCTGAACCTGATGAAATAATTATTTGTGATGGAGTACAGGAGACACCTCTTGAGGCTTTTAAATAATTCATTATTTCTTTTTGTAGGTCAATTTCTCCTGTGCTTGAACTATATGATGTCATATCTTCAGAATTTACTGTTGATAAGCATTTATTTGAAACTCTCTTCCATATACGCAAAGGAAAATCCTCAGAACTTAATTTCCCATATTCAAAATTATATTTATAGTCGTACCCGTCACCAGAGTAAGGATTATAATCGCTAAGGTTAATGTTATTGTCAATTATATTGGATTTAGAAAAATCAGATGTTCTAATATCTATTTTTTCTTGCTTTAATATTGTAGGAGTGTCTAATTTTTGAGCAATAAATCCGCTTCCAGCTTTACTTTTTATATATCCCTCTGAGGAAAGCTGCATATAAGCATTTTCTACGGTATTTCTACTAACATTTAATGAAGTTGATAACTTTCTTGTTGAAGGGAGTTTTTGTCCTTCTGAAATTTCACCAGAAATTATTTGTTCTTTTAACTGCTTGTAAATTTGTAAATATAATGGGGCTTCTAAATTTATATCTAATACAATCATTTGTAAAAAACCTCCTCGTAAACTGTATCCTATAAAATAATACAAACTGGCACTTTTTATAAAGACAGTTTGATTGTATAATTACCTTAGTAGAAAGTCAATACTATTAGAAATGGACTTTTTATAATGATAAACAAATAAATTTGTAGAATTATATGAGGAGGAATATAAATGATAAACGAAAAATTACTTGAAGTTATTTCACATGAAGGGGTAGTAGCAATTGTATCTTGGAACAAGGAAGAGGCTCACGTAGTTAATACTTGGCATTCATATCTTAATGTAACTGAAGATGGTAGATTATTAATACCAGCAGCAGGAATGAGAAGAACACAAAAAAATGTAGAAGGAAATAACAGAGTTAAAGTTACCTTAGGTAGTAAAGAAGTGATGGGTTACAAATATATGGGAACAGGATTCTTGATTGAAGGAACAGCAAAATTTGTTGAGTCTGGATCAGACTTTGAAATGATGAAAGATAAATTCCCATTCTTAAGCAGAGTTTTAGAAATAACAGTCGTATCTGCGAAACAAACAATTTAGTTATTTAGAATTGAAGCGGAATTTTTATTAAGACTACAAAATGATTATATTTTGTAGTCTTAATAAAATATTACATGGGTATTTAATGGACAAATCATAATTTTCTAAATATTTAAAAAACACACTTGTTTTTCAGCGAAAATCTGTTAAACTATTATATAGTTAGTAATTTAAAAGAGGTGTATATTGACATTAATATACTCATCGCTCCTCTTGTATGACCAAAAAGTCATATAAAATTACGACTCCTTTTTAATATTTTGTGGGATATCCATTGAAATTTAACTGGAAACAGCTGGTTTTAATGGATATTATTTTTTTACTTAATAAATAATATATAACTACAAATATTGCTTTAAATTGGAAGGTTGGTTATAATTATGTTATACAATATGATGCGAAATTTATAAATAG harbors:
- a CDS encoding PLP-dependent aminotransferase family protein translates to MIVLDINLEAPLYLQIYKQLKEQIISGEISEGQKLPSTRKLSTSLNVSRNTVENAYMQLSSEGYIKSKAGSGFIAQKLDTPTILKQEKIDIRTSDFSKSNIIDNNINLSDYNPYSGDGYDYKYNFEYGKLSSEDFPLRIWKRVSNKCLSTVNSEDMTSYSSSTGEIDLQKEIMNYLKASRGVSCTPSQIIISSGSEYCLSLLSQLFRGSFDEIAVEDPGYSGAKDIFINNGYKAIPISLEDDGINVNELETTKARIVYTTPSHQFPTGVVIPIAKRLKLLDWAKRKNGIIIEDDYDSEFRYNSKPIPSMQSIDSNDSVIYIGTFSKCFSPSLRMNYMVLPKQWLERYYRHFKMYQTPVPLIHQKIMQQFMHLGHFERHLHKIYLINKRKHDILIQTIQNLMGHNVSIYVKNAGLHILLQVNNGLTEEELINKAKDHGVKVYPVSFFWIKKENYSNNMVLLGFGGMLENDIIEGIKLLNKAWFTS
- a CDS encoding pyridoxamine 5'-phosphate oxidase family protein, encoding MINEKLLEVISHEGVVAIVSWNKEEAHVVNTWHSYLNVTEDGRLLIPAAGMRRTQKNVEGNNRVKVTLGSKEVMGYKYMGTGFLIEGTAKFVESGSDFEMMKDKFPFLSRVLEITVVSAKQTI